In Natrinema versiforme, the following are encoded in one genomic region:
- the uraD gene encoding 2-oxo-4-hydroxy-4-carboxy-5-ureidoimidazoline decarboxylase yields MADLTIDEINHLDEAAFVDELDDIYEHSPWVAERVRSERPFASLAELRDAMKHAVDDASREKKLELLRAHPDLGDQTRITESSAEEQAAAGLDQLSPEMYEAFQRLNERYLETFGFPFIMAVRDESPETIREAMERRVEHSEADEFRTALAEVHTIARFRLEDRFPT; encoded by the coding sequence ATGGCCGACCTCACGATCGACGAGATCAATCACCTCGATGAAGCGGCGTTCGTCGACGAGTTGGACGACATATACGAGCACTCCCCCTGGGTCGCTGAGCGGGTCCGCTCGGAACGACCGTTCGCGTCGCTCGCGGAGCTACGAGACGCGATGAAACACGCGGTCGACGACGCATCGCGGGAAAAGAAACTGGAACTGCTCCGAGCGCATCCGGATCTCGGCGACCAGACCAGGATTACGGAATCATCCGCGGAGGAACAGGCCGCTGCCGGTCTCGACCAGCTTTCCCCCGAGATGTACGAGGCCTTCCAACGACTGAACGAACGCTACCTCGAGACGTTCGGGTTCCCGTTCATCATGGCCGTCAGGGACGAATCACCAGAGACGATCCGGGAGGCGATGGAACGGCGAGTTGAACACTCGGAAGCCGACGAGTTCCGGACGGCGCTGGCGGAAGTACACACGATCGCCCGGTTCCGGCTCGAAGATCGGTTTCCCACGTGA
- a CDS encoding dihydroorotase family protein, translating into MSVDTVIAGGTVVTASSTFDAAVAINDGTIVGVGEEGNLPEGDVRIDATDQLVMPGIVDPHVHIDDHVSIDSYRTATSAAALGGVTTVIDFAWQAYESEESPWDEPAPITDGLQRKRANQREALVDFGLHGGILREGDDLFEEIPDLIDAGVTSFKMYTAYDFGVSSGYLRRVFDVLADHGAVGVVHTEDDSVCRSLAAELRAAGKAAPEEYPQSRPDYAEAMAAEDAVRLATEAGAKYYGFHTSCREAVDAIARFQDDGSRVRAETCTHYTTLDASIYSRLGNLPKIAPPIRTPDDVEAMFESLRRGVLSVISTDHVAQLRSSKENQPWWEGPYGANGVQVSLPVFHDEAINERGLSYPFLVRVMSTNPAETFGLPNKGTLDPGTDADIVLFDPEATDTITAEDNASKADYSIYEGREVTGRVTKTLVRGAVVAEDGEIAADPGHGEFIERNVPDWSV; encoded by the coding sequence ATGTCGGTCGATACAGTCATCGCGGGCGGTACCGTCGTTACTGCCTCGTCGACGTTCGACGCCGCGGTCGCCATCAACGACGGGACCATCGTCGGCGTCGGCGAGGAGGGAAATCTCCCCGAGGGAGACGTCCGAATCGACGCAACGGACCAGTTAGTTATGCCCGGGATCGTCGATCCACACGTCCACATCGACGACCACGTCTCGATCGATAGCTATCGGACCGCCACGAGCGCGGCCGCACTGGGCGGCGTCACCACCGTCATCGATTTCGCGTGGCAAGCCTACGAGAGCGAAGAGAGCCCGTGGGACGAACCGGCCCCGATCACTGACGGGCTCCAACGAAAGCGTGCCAATCAACGGGAGGCGCTCGTCGACTTCGGACTCCACGGCGGCATCCTCCGCGAGGGAGACGATCTCTTCGAGGAAATTCCAGACCTCATTGATGCCGGTGTGACATCGTTCAAAATGTACACGGCCTACGACTTCGGCGTCTCGAGCGGCTATCTGCGGCGGGTGTTCGACGTGCTCGCGGATCACGGAGCTGTCGGCGTGGTCCACACGGAAGACGACTCGGTCTGTCGATCCCTCGCGGCCGAGTTACGGGCGGCCGGAAAGGCGGCTCCCGAAGAGTATCCACAGTCTCGACCGGACTACGCGGAGGCGATGGCCGCCGAAGACGCAGTCCGGCTCGCCACCGAGGCCGGAGCGAAGTACTACGGCTTTCATACGAGCTGCCGCGAAGCGGTCGATGCGATCGCCCGGTTTCAGGACGACGGCTCTCGCGTCCGGGCGGAGACCTGTACGCATTATACGACGCTCGATGCGTCGATTTACTCGAGGCTCGGTAATCTCCCGAAAATCGCGCCGCCGATCCGGACGCCGGACGATGTCGAAGCGATGTTCGAGTCGCTCCGCCGTGGTGTGCTGAGCGTCATCTCGACGGACCACGTCGCCCAGCTGCGGTCGAGCAAGGAGAACCAGCCGTGGTGGGAGGGGCCCTACGGCGCGAACGGTGTGCAGGTGAGCCTGCCGGTGTTTCACGACGAGGCGATCAACGAGCGAGGGCTGAGCTACCCGTTTCTCGTCCGCGTCATGAGCACCAATCCGGCGGAAACGTTCGGACTCCCGAACAAGGGGACCCTCGACCCGGGAACGGACGCCGATATCGTCCTGTTCGACCCCGAAGCAACAGACACGATCACTGCCGAAGACAACGCATCTAAGGCGGATTACTCGATTTACGAGGGACGGGAGGTGACGGGACGAGTCACGAAGACGCTCGTCCGGGGAGCAGTGGTCGCTGAGGACGGCGAGATCGCGGCCGACCCCGGTCACGGGGAGTTCATCGAACGGAACGTCCCCGACTGGAGCGTGTGA
- a CDS encoding xanthine dehydrogenase family protein subunit M, with protein sequence MSNQLPVEYVEAESVDAVLELLAGDSETRIVAGGYSLVPRLKDGIETPDRLVDISGIDALRGISRQDGGTRIGALTTHDRIAASATVRDHARALAEATDSVGDYQAKHQGTIGGNLVVADPKYDAPAAVLALGGTIVVRGPNGRRRIDAEEWFCGPDETAIEPDELLTEIAIPDGARSGYIRTSEYSGYAIVSVAARLETDGGLVESARVAVNGAKPYPIRLPRVEETLAGGTLDDERRARAADAALRDVDPGTLVANEVADGRHRLGLVRSYCQQALERASVSPAVDS encoded by the coding sequence ATGTCGAACCAACTCCCGGTCGAGTACGTCGAGGCCGAGAGCGTCGACGCGGTGCTCGAACTGCTCGCCGGCGACTCCGAGACGCGGATCGTGGCCGGCGGCTATTCGCTCGTCCCACGTTTGAAAGACGGGATCGAGACGCCGGATCGGCTCGTCGATATCAGCGGTATCGACGCGCTCCGCGGGATCTCCCGGCAGGACGGGGGAACTCGTATCGGCGCGCTGACGACTCACGACCGGATCGCCGCGTCCGCGACCGTCCGCGATCACGCCCGCGCACTCGCAGAGGCGACCGACTCCGTGGGCGACTATCAGGCGAAACACCAGGGAACAATCGGTGGCAACCTCGTGGTTGCCGATCCGAAGTACGACGCTCCGGCCGCCGTTCTCGCTCTCGGCGGCACGATCGTCGTCCGCGGGCCGAACGGCCGCCGCCGGATCGACGCCGAGGAGTGGTTTTGCGGACCCGATGAAACCGCTATCGAACCCGACGAATTGCTCACCGAAATCGCCATCCCTGACGGGGCTCGGAGCGGGTACATCCGGACCTCGGAATACTCCGGCTACGCGATCGTGAGCGTCGCTGCCCGACTCGAAACCGACGGCGGTCTCGTCGAGTCGGCACGGGTCGCGGTCAACGGCGCGAAGCCGTATCCGATTCGTCTCCCGCGGGTCGAGGAGACGCTCGCCGGCGGAACACTCGATGACGAGCGGCGAGCGCGGGCCGCCGACGCTGCACTCCGCGATGTCGATCCCGGGACGCTGGTGGCGAACGAGGTGGCCGACGGACGCCATCGGCTCGGTCTCGTCCGGTCGTACTGCCAGCAGGCGCTCGAACGTGCGTCTGTATCGCCTGCAGTGGATTCGTAA
- a CDS encoding ABC transporter permease gives MSIIAGTLESTVRLATPLLLAAMGEVIAERSGVLNLGVEGMMLAGALAGFAGAISTGSLWLGFAIGMVAGAALALLHAVLCISLKADQVISGIMLTLLGTGVTTYFGRAWVGRNVDGFDQIPLPLLSDIPVVGQAFFSVTALDYLSLSLVPVIWYLLFRTNVGSEITAVGEDPETADTAGVPVFRIQYACVLLGGALAGGAGAQLSLAFTNFWGVEMTAGRGWIAVALVIFAQWHIWRLLVGAYLFAAIDALSFRSGAVRDAVLSGIDIAAVESAVDFLLNPQVMNTYPYIMTVVVLWYVMRQGNLNELGGPSALVDAYSREQD, from the coding sequence ATGAGTATCATCGCCGGCACCCTCGAATCGACCGTCCGGCTTGCAACCCCCCTGTTACTGGCGGCGATGGGCGAGGTCATCGCCGAACGTAGCGGCGTGCTCAATCTCGGTGTCGAAGGGATGATGCTAGCCGGGGCACTCGCCGGCTTTGCCGGGGCGATCTCCACCGGGAGTCTCTGGCTCGGATTCGCCATCGGGATGGTCGCCGGAGCTGCGCTGGCACTTTTGCACGCGGTGCTCTGTATCTCGCTCAAGGCAGATCAGGTGATCAGCGGGATCATGCTCACGCTGTTAGGGACGGGAGTAACGACGTACTTCGGACGGGCGTGGGTCGGCAGAAACGTCGACGGCTTCGACCAGATCCCCCTGCCGCTGCTGTCGGATATCCCCGTCGTTGGGCAGGCGTTTTTCAGCGTGACGGCGCTGGATTACCTCAGCCTGAGTCTCGTTCCTGTGATCTGGTATCTCCTCTTTCGGACGAACGTCGGCTCGGAGATCACCGCGGTCGGCGAGGATCCCGAGACGGCTGACACAGCCGGCGTGCCCGTCTTCCGCATCCAGTACGCCTGTGTTTTGCTCGGCGGCGCACTGGCAGGTGGGGCCGGCGCACAACTCTCGCTCGCGTTCACCAACTTCTGGGGCGTCGAGATGACCGCCGGCCGGGGCTGGATCGCCGTCGCGCTGGTCATCTTCGCGCAGTGGCACATCTGGCGGCTTCTCGTCGGAGCGTACCTCTTCGCCGCCATCGATGCCCTCTCCTTCCGGTCGGGTGCGGTCCGTGACGCGGTGCTTTCGGGGATCGATATCGCCGCGGTCGAGTCGGCGGTCGACTTCCTGCTCAACCCGCAAGTGATGAATACCTATCCCTACATTATGACGGTCGTCGTCCTCTGGTACGTCATGCGACAGGGCAATCTCAATGAACTGGGCGGGCCCTCGGCGCTGGTCGACGCCTACAGCCGCGAACAGGACTAA
- the pucL gene encoding factor-independent urate hydroxylase, with protein sequence MTVNQKRSASRTADDSEQRTMNYGKEKIAVYRTYASPLEGIRTIPESSFDGRDNTLFGLDVRVQVDGEAFLPSFSEGDNSTVVATDSMKNFVLHQAGEYEGATIEGFLEFVGSQFLDTYSQMESIQLSADEIPFEERDVPSEDGFEDSGLVFRQSHNESGFGEIYLERSEDGPVIADHISGVTDIELVKVKGSSFTDYVQDEYTTLPEREDRALHITLDIFWTYAESADALGTDPERYVPAEQVRDIAQVVFHEVDSNSIQDLIYQIGLRVLERFPQLESVSFEANNRTWIQERDLDGDAKVLKEPPRPTGFQQFSMDHSDLEEMSE encoded by the coding sequence ATGACGGTTAATCAGAAGCGATCAGCGAGTCGTACTGCGGACGATTCCGAGCAGCGGACGATGAACTACGGCAAGGAGAAAATCGCCGTCTACCGTACGTACGCGTCCCCGCTCGAGGGGATTCGGACGATTCCCGAATCGTCGTTCGACGGTCGGGATAACACGCTGTTCGGCCTCGACGTGCGCGTCCAGGTCGATGGCGAAGCGTTCTTACCGTCGTTCAGCGAGGGTGACAACAGCACGGTGGTCGCGACGGACTCGATGAAGAATTTCGTCCTCCATCAGGCCGGCGAGTACGAGGGAGCCACCATCGAGGGCTTTCTCGAGTTCGTCGGCTCGCAGTTTCTGGACACCTACTCACAGATGGAGTCGATCCAGCTGTCCGCCGACGAGATTCCGTTCGAGGAGCGGGACGTTCCCAGCGAGGACGGCTTTGAGGATAGCGGCCTCGTCTTTCGCCAGTCTCACAACGAATCGGGCTTCGGGGAGATCTATCTCGAACGGAGCGAGGACGGTCCGGTTATCGCGGACCACATCAGCGGCGTAACCGACATCGAACTGGTCAAGGTCAAGGGGAGTTCGTTCACCGACTACGTCCAAGACGAGTACACGACGCTGCCGGAACGGGAGGACCGAGCACTGCACATCACCCTCGACATCTTCTGGACGTACGCGGAGTCGGCGGACGCACTGGGAACGGATCCGGAGCGATACGTTCCCGCCGAGCAGGTCCGCGATATCGCTCAGGTCGTCTTCCACGAGGTCGACTCCAACTCGATCCAGGATCTGATCTACCAGATCGGGCTGCGAGTACTCGAACGGTTCCCGCAGCTCGAATCCGTCAGCTTCGAGGCGAACAACCGCACCTGGATCCAGGAGCGCGATCTCGACGGGGACGCGAAAGTGCTGAAAGAGCCTCCGCGACCGACCGGATTCCAGCAGTTTTCGATGGATCACAGCGACCTCGAAGAGATGTCGGAATGA
- a CDS encoding ABC transporter ATP-binding protein: MSEEQTILELEGVTKEFGDIVANDGIDLSVRRGEVHGLLGENGAGKSTLMNILYGLYSPTSGTITFEGTPRSFDSPNDAIDAGIGMVHQHFMLVARMTVLENIVLGERETKSTGGVLSPIKRLFGRERDGPRERVEELAAEYGLTVDPDANVWELDIGERQRVEILKALYRDIDLLILDEPTAVLTPNEAEQLFETIDTLVSEGLTVIFITHKLWEVEEMADRVTVLRDGEKIETIDADTVSQRDLAEKMVGREVLFRLDTEPVAVGEPVLEAEGLRARDDRGVSVLSGVDLTVREGEVVGIAGVSGNGQRELAECLIGDRSVQTGRISVNGTDLTGQSPRAFIDAGVSFVPGDRYKHGCAEQLSVMHNAGSKVYRNGELSGDSALLDYDEMETYANQLVEEFDVRGVENVRETAAGDLSGGNLQKLILAREMHRKPDLLVANQPTRGVDVGAIERIRELMLEQRTDGTGVVLISEDLDELLDMSDRILVMYDGQFVFETTPEETDKWELGMYMSTGAKPDGTERTQRTEGLK; encoded by the coding sequence ATGAGTGAAGAACAAACGATACTCGAACTCGAGGGCGTGACCAAGGAGTTCGGTGACATCGTCGCCAACGACGGGATCGATCTCTCAGTACGGCGTGGCGAAGTTCACGGGTTACTGGGCGAAAACGGGGCCGGCAAGAGCACGCTGATGAATATCCTCTACGGACTGTACAGTCCGACGAGTGGTACGATCACGTTCGAGGGAACGCCCCGCAGCTTCGATTCCCCGAACGATGCGATCGACGCCGGCATCGGCATGGTCCACCAGCACTTCATGCTCGTTGCCCGGATGACCGTCCTGGAGAACATCGTTCTGGGCGAACGTGAGACCAAGTCAACCGGCGGTGTGTTGTCACCGATCAAGCGGCTATTCGGGCGAGAACGGGACGGGCCGCGCGAACGGGTCGAAGAACTCGCCGCGGAGTACGGGCTGACTGTCGATCCGGACGCGAACGTCTGGGAACTCGATATCGGCGAACGCCAGCGCGTCGAGATTCTCAAAGCGCTGTACCGAGACATCGATCTCCTGATCCTCGACGAACCAACCGCCGTCCTAACGCCCAACGAGGCCGAACAACTGTTCGAGACCATCGACACGCTCGTTTCGGAAGGGCTCACAGTCATTTTCATCACGCACAAACTCTGGGAAGTCGAAGAGATGGCCGACCGCGTCACTGTCCTGCGCGACGGCGAGAAAATCGAGACGATCGACGCCGACACCGTCAGCCAGCGCGACCTGGCTGAAAAGATGGTCGGACGCGAGGTGCTCTTTCGACTCGATACGGAACCGGTGGCTGTCGGTGAGCCGGTTCTCGAGGCGGAGGGACTCCGCGCGCGTGACGACCGCGGCGTCTCGGTCCTTTCGGGCGTCGACCTCACCGTCCGCGAGGGCGAGGTCGTCGGAATCGCGGGCGTCAGCGGCAACGGCCAACGGGAGTTGGCCGAGTGTCTGATCGGCGATCGATCGGTTCAGACCGGGCGGATAAGCGTCAACGGCACGGATCTGACCGGCCAATCCCCGCGGGCGTTCATCGACGCCGGCGTGTCGTTCGTTCCCGGAGACCGATACAAACACGGCTGTGCGGAGCAATTGAGCGTGATGCACAACGCCGGCAGTAAGGTGTATCGAAACGGCGAACTGTCGGGCGATAGCGCCTTGCTCGATTACGATGAGATGGAGACGTACGCCAATCAACTGGTCGAGGAGTTCGACGTCCGGGGCGTCGAGAACGTTCGGGAGACCGCTGCCGGGGACCTGTCCGGCGGCAACCTCCAGAAACTTATTCTCGCGCGTGAGATGCATCGTAAACCCGATCTACTCGTCGCGAACCAGCCGACTCGAGGGGTCGACGTCGGTGCGATCGAGCGGATCCGAGAACTCATGCTCGAACAGCGGACGGACGGAACGGGCGTGGTACTGATCTCCGAGGATCTGGACGAACTGCTCGATATGAGCGATCGAATTCTCGTGATGTACGACGGCCAGTTCGTCTTCGAGACGACACCAGAGGAGACCGACAAGTGGGAACTCGGCATGTACATGTCGACCGGAGCCAAACCGGACGGAACCGAGCGAACACAGCGAACCGAGGGGCTCAAATGA
- a CDS encoding BMP family ABC transporter substrate-binding protein, whose product MSRRQLLASTGVTGLGMAAGCLSEDSSSDAGLSAAWIYFAEADDQGWTSSHDAGRQATADELNDFEGDYVESVDASDVEQTASQFAEDGFDVVFGLSASFTDPMAAASEEYPDTAFEVASGIDTGENYGAFHEKLYHARYLVGYAAGMLTENDNIGYVAANPVSTVYQEINGFASGVADANGDATVYVRWTNSWYDPATEGENAQALIDDEDVDVMAQHQDSPSVLETAAENDIWASGYAESAPDAAGDNYLMTPVFNWEVVYMQIIEQVRAGEWEAGYTFPGIADGAVDISDPGPEVPDEVVEEVTSIKEDMESGDADEIVWSDTPYEDWSEEEVLFDSSSFEMDNIDGQEL is encoded by the coding sequence GTGTCGAGACGACAGTTGCTGGCGAGCACCGGGGTTACTGGGCTCGGAATGGCTGCCGGCTGTCTCAGCGAGGATAGCAGCAGCGACGCCGGACTCTCTGCCGCCTGGATCTACTTCGCCGAGGCGGACGATCAGGGCTGGACGTCGTCGCACGACGCAGGTCGGCAGGCGACCGCAGACGAACTGAACGACTTCGAGGGCGATTACGTCGAGAGCGTCGACGCCTCCGATGTCGAACAGACGGCCAGCCAGTTCGCCGAAGACGGCTTCGATGTCGTGTTCGGTCTGAGTGCGAGTTTCACCGATCCGATGGCTGCCGCCTCGGAGGAGTATCCCGATACCGCCTTCGAGGTGGCTTCAGGAATTGATACCGGCGAGAATTACGGTGCGTTCCACGAAAAACTGTACCACGCACGATACTTGGTCGGCTATGCGGCGGGCATGCTCACCGAGAACGACAACATCGGCTACGTCGCGGCCAATCCGGTGTCGACGGTTTACCAGGAAATCAACGGCTTCGCTTCCGGTGTCGCCGACGCCAACGGCGATGCGACGGTGTACGTTCGGTGGACGAACAGCTGGTACGACCCGGCGACGGAAGGCGAAAACGCCCAGGCGCTCATCGACGACGAGGATGTCGATGTCATGGCCCAGCACCAGGACTCACCATCCGTTCTCGAGACGGCAGCGGAAAACGATATCTGGGCATCAGGATACGCGGAGTCCGCGCCGGACGCTGCGGGCGACAACTACCTGATGACCCCCGTCTTCAACTGGGAAGTCGTCTACATGCAGATCATCGAACAGGTCCGTGCCGGCGAGTGGGAGGCCGGATATACGTTCCCGGGAATCGCGGACGGGGCCGTCGATATCAGCGATCCGGGACCGGAAGTGCCCGACGAGGTCGTCGAGGAAGTCACGAGCATCAAAGAGGACATGGAGTCGGGCGACGCCGACGAAATCGTCTGGAGCGACACGCCGTACGAAGACTGGTCCGAAGAGGAAGTCCTGTTCGACTCGAGTTCCTTCGAGATGGACAATATCGACGGGCAGGAACTGTAG
- the uraH gene encoding hydroxyisourate hydrolase, whose amino-acid sequence MSAELTTHVLDTGREGPAPGVEVTLQRLDESSEAEQLAQGVTNDDGRLTEPLLTSEEMEAGTYQLLFDVGEYYRSVDDESSFLDTVPVRFVIAEPDEHYHVPLLLSPGGYTTYRGS is encoded by the coding sequence ATGAGCGCCGAACTGACGACACACGTTCTGGATACGGGTCGAGAAGGGCCCGCTCCCGGCGTCGAGGTTACGCTTCAGCGGCTGGATGAATCGAGCGAGGCCGAACAACTCGCACAGGGTGTCACCAACGACGACGGACGGCTAACCGAGCCCCTGCTCACCTCCGAAGAGATGGAGGCAGGCACGTACCAACTGTTGTTCGACGTCGGCGAGTACTACCGATCGGTCGACGACGAGTCATCGTTTCTCGACACGGTTCCCGTGCGCTTCGTGATCGCTGAACCGGACGAACACTACCACGTCCCGCTGCTCCTCTCGCCGGGAGGGTACACGACCTACCGGGGAAGCTAA
- a CDS encoding amidohydrolase family protein has product MTETLVTNGRIITQNADRELISDGAILLRDDVIAAVGPAAELEAEYDSERRIDADGGTIIPGLINAHTHVSDIILRGAYSADRGLYDWLYNVKRPACIAMESEDHAAAAALYCLEAIQSGVTTFVENDTEIIWDGRAEIEAKLDVYEESGIRNVYGAGFADDPPDGEFEALLTDIMGREPSVEHPPADRLTVETETALHEVESLLEDHHGRADGRQSVWPAPIVVETTTTQGFQGAARLAEEYDVMTTAHVAEAEAQTRGPALSSIEYLRNIGYLGDRTLLGHCVQIDSADVRILAESNTAVAHNFFANMRLATGFAPITDLLDHGATVGLGTDNANLSDTVNPLNDLRAVFAAHKGFHRDASVLDAATAFDMVTIDGARAIGREDDLGSIEVGKQADLAIVDMDQPHLTPAPDPVFALVAGAQGFEVETLLCAGEVVMSDREVQTLGETNELLDDATAAAETVVERVGIE; this is encoded by the coding sequence ATGACTGAGACGCTCGTCACGAACGGACGGATCATCACCCAGAACGCCGATCGAGAACTGATCTCGGACGGGGCAATCCTCCTCAGAGACGACGTGATCGCTGCCGTCGGGCCGGCAGCCGAACTGGAAGCCGAGTACGACTCCGAACGACGCATCGACGCCGACGGCGGAACCATCATCCCGGGGCTGATCAATGCACACACCCACGTTTCCGACATCATTCTCCGGGGCGCGTACAGCGCGGATCGAGGGCTGTACGATTGGCTGTACAACGTCAAGCGCCCGGCCTGCATCGCGATGGAGTCGGAGGACCACGCCGCTGCCGCGGCGCTGTACTGCCTCGAGGCCATCCAGTCCGGCGTGACGACGTTCGTCGAAAACGATACGGAGATCATCTGGGACGGTCGGGCGGAGATCGAAGCCAAACTCGATGTCTACGAAGAGTCGGGGATCAGAAACGTCTACGGCGCTGGCTTCGCGGACGATCCCCCCGACGGGGAATTCGAGGCGCTGCTTACGGATATCATGGGCCGCGAGCCGTCGGTGGAGCATCCGCCTGCGGATCGTCTGACTGTCGAGACGGAGACCGCCCTGCACGAGGTGGAGTCGCTGCTGGAGGACCATCACGGTCGTGCTGACGGCCGCCAGTCGGTCTGGCCCGCTCCCATCGTCGTCGAAACCACGACGACGCAGGGCTTTCAGGGGGCCGCTCGACTCGCAGAGGAGTACGACGTGATGACGACGGCCCACGTCGCGGAGGCCGAGGCGCAGACGCGCGGACCGGCGCTGTCCAGTATCGAGTATCTCCGAAACATTGGCTATCTCGGCGACCGTACCCTGCTGGGCCACTGCGTTCAGATCGATAGTGCCGACGTGCGGATCCTGGCCGAGTCGAACACCGCCGTCGCCCACAATTTCTTCGCCAACATGCGGCTGGCCACCGGGTTCGCGCCGATCACAGACCTGCTCGACCACGGCGCGACCGTCGGTCTCGGGACGGACAACGCGAACCTCAGCGACACGGTCAACCCGCTGAACGATCTCCGGGCGGTCTTTGCGGCCCACAAGGGTTTTCACCGGGACGCGAGCGTCCTCGACGCGGCGACGGCGTTTGACATGGTCACCATCGACGGCGCACGCGCCATCGGCCGCGAGGACGACCTCGGCTCGATCGAGGTGGGCAAACAGGCCGACCTCGCGATCGTCGATATGGACCAGCCACATCTCACCCCGGCCCCGGATCCGGTGTTCGCACTGGTGGCCGGCGCGCAGGGCTTCGAGGTGGAGACGCTGCTGTGTGCGGGGGAGGTCGTCATGTCCGACCGCGAGGTACAGACGCTCGGGGAGACGAACGAACTACTGGACGATGCAACCGCGGCCGCCGAGACTGTCGTCGAACGAGTCGGCATTGAGTGA
- a CDS encoding ABC transporter permease, giving the protein MTPAIEVESRESTPRWLDYGAPVLTILAALFVAAIPLLWIGANPILVYEQIFLDSLLDLGGIADILTTATPLFLAGLAVYIPLKAGLWNIGAEGQLYVGAIVGTYIGLNYGVPSYVLLVLMMLASGLAAALYGAIPGYLRAEHDVNEIISSLMLTFAATTFTGYLLRGPLQGRGGQTATDRLPDAAELPTVLHPRLHVGVGILAIAAVLGTLLLTRTRLGYEITFIGSNPAAAKQAGISSYKIYILVFLIGGFLAGLAGIIEIAGVHGRLFESFSPGYGFTAVAVALLGRNGVFRVLLAALFFGVLTAGGTTVAITMDVPNALVDVIVALTILFLLTAEFITDYRLAVTFGSKPDSGSEPSVEGSA; this is encoded by the coding sequence ATGACGCCCGCTATCGAAGTCGAAAGCCGAGAATCGACTCCGCGGTGGCTCGACTACGGGGCTCCCGTGCTGACGATTCTCGCGGCGCTGTTCGTCGCCGCAATCCCGCTTCTGTGGATCGGGGCCAACCCGATTCTCGTCTACGAGCAAATTTTCCTCGACAGCCTGCTGGATCTCGGCGGCATCGCCGATATCCTCACGACGGCGACGCCGCTATTTCTCGCCGGATTAGCCGTCTACATTCCGCTGAAGGCCGGCCTCTGGAATATCGGAGCGGAAGGACAGTTGTATGTCGGTGCGATCGTCGGAACGTATATCGGTCTGAACTACGGCGTTCCGAGCTACGTCCTACTGGTGTTAATGATGCTTGCGTCCGGACTCGCCGCCGCGCTGTACGGGGCGATCCCCGGGTATCTCCGGGCCGAACACGACGTCAACGAGATCATCTCCTCGTTGATGCTCACCTTCGCTGCGACGACGTTTACTGGCTACCTGCTTCGCGGACCGCTTCAGGGCCGCGGCGGGCAGACAGCGACCGATCGCCTCCCCGACGCCGCGGAGTTACCGACCGTCCTCCATCCCCGGCTTCACGTCGGTGTCGGCATCCTGGCGATCGCGGCGGTGCTCGGGACGCTGCTTCTGACCCGAACGAGGCTCGGGTACGAGATCACGTTTATCGGCTCGAATCCGGCCGCGGCGAAACAGGCGGGGATCAGCAGCTACAAGATCTACATCCTCGTCTTCCTTATCGGCGGCTTTCTCGCGGGGTTAGCTGGTATCATCGAGATCGCGGGCGTCCACGGTCGTCTCTTCGAGAGCTTTTCACCCGGATACGGATTCACAGCGGTTGCAGTCGCCCTGCTGGGCCGTAACGGCGTCTTCCGGGTGCTTCTCGCCGCACTGTTTTTCGGGGTCCTGACCGCTGGTGGAACGACGGTCGCAATCACGATGGACGTGCCGAACGCACTGGTCGACGTGATCGTCGCGCTGACGATCCTGTTTCTTCTGACCGCGGAGTTCATCACGGACTACCGATTAGCGGTGACCTTCGGTAGTAAGCCGGATTCCGGATCTGAGCCGAGTGTGGAGGGATCAGCATGA